The nucleotide sequence TATATAATTCACGCCTACAACAATAACATTGACATCCACACTACTACTTCAGCACTACTGCTTTCTGAAGTAGAGAAGCTGTTTAAATATGAATATTAGATACTGATGGAGAAACGGATTTAGGAGTTAATTGTGGTGTTTCAATCCCGTGAACCTTAAATTCTAATTCCGCTAGTACTCCCACGACGTAATTTCTAAATAAGTTTCcaaattattatgaaaataacTCTAAAACTATGCGGCTAATTTAGAAATGAAGTAATCCAATCACCAAATAAATGTTTTATGCCATAGTAATCGGGAAAAGGAAATTTGCAAAATATTAGTCCCGTCGAAAACTACGAACAGACAAGCCCCCAAAAAAAGAACCTTTCTTTTTTACAGTAGTGAAAAAGAACTTCACATAAATAAAGCTCTTCAAAAACtggaaaataatttccaaaaaaCTACTGtatcaaaaaaccaaaaaaacatttttataagtaaaataaaatgaaaacctCATCAGAAatccttcatcatcatcatcatcatcatcgccAGCCATGTAAATTCATCTTAAAGAAAACCAATCAAGCACATCCCACACAACGCGCCTTCGCGTGATGTCCACGCGCTCGTCGGAAACTAAAGGCGATCGACAGATTGGACAAATAAAATTGAAAGTATCTAACCATCCATCAAAACAttctttatgaaaaatatgtttacAACTCAATTTCCTTACATGTTCACCATCACCAAACCTACTCAAGCAAACAACGCAGCTCGAACCGGATGCTTCATCATCACCTTGATCATCGAAAGCATATGAAAACATCCGGTTCAAATTGAGCTGCTCGGCTAGCATAACCATCCCGGCTAGACCGGAACCCACTGTTTCATATAGAACGTCTTCTCGATGAACTGGAGGATGATGATTCATTTGAGAAGTCGACATGACGAAGAATTGactgaaagagaaaatgaaggaaCGGAGATTGCCTAAGCAATTAATAAGAAGGGTAACTAGTAAGATTGGGATTGATTCAGTAGAAACATCCGTTAATTGATTTTGTAATCCCATTTTTTGGGGGGATTATTAGAGTTTGGTAGATTTCAATCACTTTGGTTATTGTTTTTTTAAAGCTTAGCGGTTATATATATAAAGTTGGTGTGTGAAATGAGGGTACATAGAGTGCTTTTTCGTGGGGGTCGGTGGAGGGTGCGCGTGGGGGTGGGTGTAATTTGGAGGGACGGGGTTACGTGGGAAGGGATAGAGAGGGACAGACAATTAGGTGTGTTCAAGTGCCATCCGCTTCATCGCAGCAATTTCTACTTTACGttacttgatttatttattttttttctgaaaaatattgtgatttataatctttccttcaaatttgatctactttatttttagaatttatttgatGATACGAAATTATATCAGATGGAACTGAAATTTATATGAAcatacaatttaaattttttaagttgtatattttttttaaaattaatattttaaataattattcaatttataatttttatcccaaaaagttatattattataatttttaatctaAAATTACTCAACTAATTAttcttttctcaaaaaattactgaattataaatatattatttataagtCACTCgatttatttaattactttttttccttaaattttactcacattaaattttaatttaaatccaaaattaaaaaaaaaaaaaggaagataaACCCAAACTCAAATTTATAATGTGGCTTTGTCCACCTATTCAACATTACATACTAATTCATAATAAGCCGAATTAGTCTTTAATCTACAAGTTAAAATATATCTCTCtctcaaatattaatttttattatatattaatagTCTAAAACATTTTAATCTATTACTATAGTTGCGCTTAATTTGAACGATTCAAAGCCACCTACTTAACATTACATAGTAATTCATAATAAATCGAATTAGTCTCTAATCGACAAGTTAAAATATATATCTCTCcccaatatttaatttttatatattaatagtCTAAAACATTTTAATCTATTACTATAATTGCGTTTATTCTGAACGATTTAACGCCACCTACTCAACATTACATACTAATTCATAATAAATCGAATTAGTCTCTAATCGataagttaaaatatatatatctccctaatatttaatttttatatattaatagtctaaaatattttaatttattactaTAATTGCGCTCTGAACAATTttaaaaagttcataaaattccCTAATTCTTATTTATGTCATCATCAATTTAATTTGTTGCTCAACTTTTTAAATGTCAGGCCAAATACTACGCGGAAAACCAAATACTACGCTGAAAACTAGTTCataaaataagaattattcaAGATTATATAAGAATATCAGTAACCCACATCTACATCTTTTGTACTCTATATCAACTCATTCTGGGTAATTAAGTCAGTAAAACTAGAATTGATTAATTCATGCAAGTATGGGAAGAATGGGTAAAGTGTGTTTAGGTGGCATTCCTTTCAAAGCTGTTGTAAAATCATTTAAATGTTTTAAAAGGGGTCAATGTTATATTTTTAGCGACTTGGGTCATTAATAGCCTGTTTGGATGGTGATTTCCTATAGTATGGTTATCATGGGAACCATGTTTGTTTACATGGTTTTCTAAAAATAGTGGTATGATATGTTACTATTCCATGGTTTGATAATCATGAAATGAAGCAATTTATTGAACCACTAAATTGGTGGTGTGccatgattttcattttttttttccaactatacccttatataattttctttaatcctattttatccttatcaacaaaatacatgctaagactACGCATTTGTTAACAAGATCGAAGATTGCAAGACTTCCTGTTagcaatataaaaattcaaagagtgagaaaaatgtTCACAGTTatttagtagtagtagtttttaatgccaataaaaactcaattcgattaaaaaaaaattgaaaattgaaaattgaaatggagggaaaTAGGGTGAATGCACAAAAAGCATATATATGGGAAGTGATTTTTGAACTCTaagatatatacatgtataccaaTTGGTTTATTGATTGGGAAGTACTTCCCGATTGCATTAGTTTGCGTTCGTCAAACCTTTGTTTAGCAAATACCTTTGTGAATTTGACTTCTTAAAAGGATTATTGGGTAGCTATGAGAAGCATCAAGAAAGAAAGGACAACTGGTTACGCTAGCACTGATATGGATAAAAGAGTTGATATCTCAAATGTATTACAACTAGGGGCATTTTATTAAATTTACCTGTTACCATACCttaccataccatcaaaccaaacaaaaaatctATTATTAAACCGCAGTGAACGATATAGTTCATCCAAACATGGTACTGTACCATACCATACTATACCATACTATTCTACAccataccatacattatgaaaccatggcaaaccATCATCCAAACAGGCTGTAAATAGTCTAAacgataattttttttgtttcttagaatgttgatttaattaaaattctatgttgataaattttaattacaaaaatgATTTAATAGGTCGAATGATTTTGtaagtaaaaatttataattgaatgacttttgaaataaaaattaaagttcagtgactttttaaaaaaagagccGTAAATTGATTACCTTTTGAAGTAAAAACAAAACTTGAATGACTTTTTCTCATAGACATGAAAATCTCACAAGTTATGAAAAACTATTAAATTTCTCCAATTCTTATCTAATgttataaaaggataagaaaatAGTTCACAAATAGGATATCATAACATAGTAAGGTACTGCATTGGTAAATTGTATATCTTCATAAGCTcgttataaaaaaaatcaaatacgaTTTAATGataattgttaaaaaataataattaaaaatatcaatcattattCATCTCAATCTAAGTTTATCTTTTCTCTATCTTCAACTAACATTATATGTTGttctaattatatttttagtgttgatatcaaatgaaaaaaaaaaaactcaattcaacAAATTCAATAACAGCAAATGCCCTTCCTTAATTTTGATTATCTCATCTCATATGTCGCAAGAATTTTATGTTATTGATTTGGCAAAGACACCTTAGTCCTcggtataaataacataaatatcaatcttttaaaagtaattatactctttctcactttttcaattattttactctctcttcctattactatacataacatagttgacatatacataacattctgtgtatatgtgagatttttgtaatatgtttaggaagttggaattttttataatattaaaaacataagttgtatatttgtgtaatttttagccctcgatcttaattattttcttaatatatttaataaataattttttaaattaaatactttgTTTTGCA is from Capsicum annuum cultivar UCD-10X-F1 chromosome 5, UCD10Xv1.1, whole genome shotgun sequence and encodes:
- the LOC107870658 gene encoding E3 ubiquitin-protein ligase RHA2A, producing the protein MGLQNQLTDVSTESIPILLVTLLINCLGNLRSFIFSFSQFFVMSTSQMNHHPPVHREDVLYETVGSGLAGMVMLAEQLNLNRMFSYAFDDQGDDEASGSSCVVCLSRFGDGEHVRKLSCKHIFHKECFDGWLDTFNFICPICRSPLVSDERVDITRRRVVWDVLDWFSLR